The window cttcTTACCAAATGTACATAGTATCTCCTATGCTTTTCTCTCCTCTTGTAAGTCCGGAATTACCAACAGGATTCAGTATTTCAGCTGGATTAAATAAAAAATGGCAACAATTCCTTAtgccaaaaattatttttctgcCATTAGCCACAATTCCTGCAGTGGAGCAATAAAACAAGAAAACCATACATTTTATAATTAGAAAGTATCATGAATTTAATTCATTATCAAATAAATCCTTATCCttatttgtattcatatgacttgatttgaacaaaataaatttgcCAATTAATACAATTTAAATGGAATTTAAGATTATAGATAATTCTTGGTAAAATATCTTTCACATCTTTTCTAAATTCTGAACTTGAAATTTCATTTCATTGCTTAacattcttaaaattttcattCAAATGAAAAATTCTTCAAATGAAGTTGCAATAAAAATGACCGAAAACTCCATTGGTTAATATAGACTCATCAATAAACATCAGCCAACAGcgttatacaacaacaacaaagcgtTAATTCCGGAATGATTCGGAGTctgctaacatgaaccatcacaTGAAACCGTGAAATAAAGTCGTGTCAGTGACTGTTATATTTCTAAATAAACCAAACCAACCCAAACCAAGTAAAGATTACCATAAACAATCAGATTAGAACCCTGCAATATAGTACAGGGCTTCATTTCCCAAACACAACTGCTGCTAACAAAATTTGGACAGAATCTTTGGCAGTTAAATCTCAGTGCAGTACTATATTACCAAGGAAAAAAGAGAAGTACAACACAAATCAATCCAATTACTCTCTCACATTCTATCTTCTTGGGGCACAAGTAATGATTTCGTCCACTCTCAGAATCATCTCAGCAGCTTCGGTTGCAGAGAGTAGAACGGCTTGCTTAACCTTGAATGCCTCACAAATCCCAAGCTCAAGCATGTCTCCCACCTGAAACATTTTCAATATGGCAGGGATCAAAGTCTGGAACAAGATGCATTTGCACATATCATATTACAAACCGAATTAAGGGACAAAATGGCCCCTAAAGTTGGCAGGCAGGATGAATTTAGCTCAAATAGAATTTTAGGCATCAATTGGCCCTCAAGTTTGCAATATTTGAAAATTTAGCCCAAATTTTAAGTATGAAAAACTGATTGCATTTCGGCTAAGTTGTCAACAACTTGAGGACTGAGTTGATACCTAAAATTTGATTTGGGGTGAACCGATCCTATCTCCCGAGTTTAGGTGTCATTTTAACCATTAATTCATTATAAGCCTTTGCCTCAATATTTTAGCCTATGTTTGTTCTCAAGGATGAAAAGGACGGAGGATAGAAGGGACAATTTTCAAGGGATGTATTTACATCAAATTTGTGTCTAAATACAACCCTTAAATATTGCAACCTTCATCCTCCCTCCTTTTCATCCTCTAAAACAAACATAGCCTTAGAATGCTCCAATGATCAGTAATGAAGTATTTTGGCTTCCATCAAATTTCTACACAATACCAACATTGAAAGATTTACTTTGCAGAAGTAAACCTATGCTAAAGTCTAAACATTCAGAATGTCAAAAGAAAGTGCAACTTTATATGGGACAGTCCTGAGTATGCATGTGGCAACTGTGCCGCCATTGCACCATCACAAAGTGCATATAGATAAAGCAGATGCATGCTTAAGCCCAATTATACTTACAGAAAAATGAGGACATCAATCCCAGCATTGGATCCCTCCTTCTGGTGCTCTGCTCGGAGTTGTGAGATCATTTCAGCACTGTCTAAACCAGCATTATCTGCGATAGTTGTTGGAATTGCAATAAGTGCCCTTGAGAAAGCTTCAATAGCATGGGCCTTCTTTCCAGGAGTTTCTCGGGCCAATTGATCAACATCTTTTGCCATCACCATCTCAGGCCATCCACCTCCAAGTAAAACCCTACTGTCATTCACTGTCTGGGACAGCACACATAAGGCATCATGCAGAGATCTTTCTGCCTCATCAAGGACATGAGACTGCAATATGTAATGACATTAACAGCAGAGGAAGCATTAAATAAGTGGAAATTCAATTATAAAGTTAAAAAAGGCATAAGAAAATGGAAATATCTCAAAGTTCATGCATACACTTGCATGGATATGCAactgtaataaaaaaaatatatgatctCTTTGACAAGTGGGAAGTATCACAAATCAGGTTTAAAAGACcatcaaaaaaaattcatatcaaAGTAAATCGCTAAATGTAACGAATAATCCACACTAGTAAAAACTGACCAAGTTCAAATTACAACCAATAAAATTTATCAAAGGAATCATATTTGCTGTTAGGAACCAATGCAATTACGATACACGAAACACAAacaaacacacaagaattgtttacccagttcgccactcaattTGAATGACTACatctgggggcactaccaagccaggatattttACTATGATTTTAGAGATACGGATTACAAAGAAAGAGGCTATATTTTACTCCTCAAGAAACCCTATATTTATACGGATATTTTACTATGACAAGTTGGATCGCTGAAGTAGATCTATAAGTCTCCAAAGCCCAACATTTGCTTCATGGCGAGTTATAAGCAAATAAGCAACATGTGAATTTCAAAAAGACAGGATGGGACAATAGTACAAAAAACACTCTAAAACTTAGCAAACTGGGAATAATAAGTTCAAAATAACTTGTGACCAAATACCCCTCCACCTTTCATTTTTGGACCAAATAGTCCATCTTGCTAGCTGAACCAATATTTAACAAGTATTGAGTTAATACGGTTATCTCGCGAATTGAACTAAATCAGCCaacaaatgaaaagaaaatgGAATTTTTGGCCGCAAAAGCAAGTGTGGACTTATTTGTCCCATCCTATGAAGTTTGCTTTTCCTACTCTTCCTGTaaacaaataaacaaaagaaaaaagatgTTTTCTGCTAGAAGAAAGACAGTTCTAAATCAGTCAGAACAAATAACAAAAGCAAAGGAAAATAAAGTTAGAATATCAGAACTCAGAAGTAATTATTAGtcctaacaaaaaaaaagcacTAATGCTAAAAAATTAACATCTTCAGAACATATTGGGTGAGCCACAACCACAAGATGATCAGAATACCCAAGTCTATTAGCATAATATCTTTTGatcttttaatatataaaaaaaagacgTGCCACCCCCTAATACATGAGATCCCACTTGTTAACAACTGGGGGGTGTCACCAAGCATATGCAGCCTTTCTCCTTTCTTTAGCATGTGCTGGTTTCTTGACTCAAACCCTTGACCTTCTGGTCCCAAAACTGGCAGTTACACTTACAACTAAGCTAAAGGTTTCACATCATACATTTATTCTTTACATAAGCAGCACAAAAATATTGGAAAGAAAAGCTTGGATAAAATACCTTGCACCTCTCAGTACTATTGTGCATGCTTGACCTAGTGCAACACCTGAAAAGTGGATCAATTTATCCTCACCAATCATGATTTCTTCAATAAGCTTGCAGTGCCCAAGCTTAACTGACTCTGGATTATCAAATGTTGATGCAATTTCTCCACCAGTTACTAAACCCAAACGTTCAATTCCATCAAAATCTGCATGCTCAATTGCAAGTATTCCGGCATTTGCAAAAAGTTCCTCTGGGAAATTGTAAATCAACTGTCTGTTCACAAAGCAATTAATCCCATGGGCTATTATTTTATCCACCTTTTCTCTCATTTTGTTTTTCTCAGCTGCTTCAATATCAGCAACCTTAGACATTGAATCAACACGAACACGTGCACCATATATCTTCACTTTGTCTGTGTCCATTGCAGTATTTGCCACCAGAATGTTTGCATTTTCTATGCGCTTTGGTTGCCCAACACCTATTTTCTTGTCAAGAATAAATCTGgagcaaaaattaaaaaattaaagttactgAATATCATATACGATATCAATAGGTTTTGGGAAGATAGAAGGGTTCATTTTACTTCTTATATCATAAGACAgcatttacaagaaagagaTAGATTTACAAGCAAAAGTTGCCAAATAACTAAAACAAGAAGTTGAAATTGAATATTAGTGTGAAGGAAGCTGACAGGTAACGCCCAATAATACTTTTATTACTATCTCTGAGACACATGAATACAGCTTGGGCTTGAAGCGTCATGTGTTGAAATTCCAGTAACAAATGGAGTTGTCATTGTCAAGATTTGAACCCTCAACCACTTGGTCTAAAACACTTTGATACCATGTCAAAAAACAATTTAACCTAAAAGCTTAATAGGTGGCTCGATaataatttttgttattatcTGTGACAATTAGCAAACAGGAGTATGGACTAAAACCAGGATGTATATTTGACAACCCATGAAAAATCTCTATAAATAATTAGGAAGTTTAAGTTCATAGACTGACCCTTCATCCAAGAAAGAATCCTTAAGTGACCCCCCAGGCTTCTTGATGATTTGGATAGACTCTAAATTTGTGCTGCCCTGCATATCCAATTTATACAAATGATCAGTAGTTGAAAGTGGAGAGGGGAGGGGCATGTTACATTGTCAAACTGACACCATGCAGGcaatttaaaacaaaacaatgcACAATAAATTACAAGGGAAGAATAAAATTAAGCATTCAGGTAGTATTTTGGAATAAACACAAGAAAACAGAAAGAAACAGGGAGTATTCACCCTACTGCCTCACATGAATTCTGAAGTTAGAAAATAATAACGAAACTACATAGAAGTAAGAAATGATTATCCATTGCTCACCTTTAGCCTCAAAACAGCATCTACAGCGAGCTTTCCAAAATGTTCCTTATCCTGAGATAGAATTTTGGAACTCAAGGTAGTCATTGCAATTTTCATCAAGTCTGTCTTGAATTTCTCTGCATTTTCCAATGATTACATACATCAGATAGGGATTAGTCCAAGTGAGTGAACAATTAAAGCCAAAACTTCAGTAGTTAAACACATGCAATTCATATATGCTTGTCATAATGTAAATGTAACAACAAAAAATGAAGTAAACTTCTCTATAATTTCAGATCAACTCAAAAACAGCATATGTTAATGGCACTAGAAAGAACAATTTTCATGAGTGACTGAGAAGACCTTCATTCTCTTTGTTATCCATAACTTTTTGCAACAAAGCATTGCGAGCACATTCTGAAGCCATTCGAAAACCTGACAATCAAACAGAAATTATTGTGATATATGATGTCACACAAGCAAAGGTTTATTCTTATTTAGCATGGCCGAATATTTGGCATTTacactaaaaagaaaaaagagagaaaaaaaaaacaataaacagCATTTAAGACAGCATGGTTGAATATTTGGCATTTACACTTAAAAGAAAAAAGCGAAAAAAAGAGAGACAAGAAACGACACTTAAGACAGCATGGTCGAATACTTGGCATTTTAcactaaaagaaaaaagaggaaaataaaaagacaagAAATGGCACTTAAGATATCCAATGTGATAGGTTAGCATCAGAGtgagagaaaaacagaaatagGTTCACTAACTTTGGCCTTCATATCCGCCACAACCACGTATTAGTATATAGGACCTTCTAACTCCTATTATTCTTTTGTTCAAAGCAGTTTCAAAAACAGGCGATATTTCTTTTTGGTTAACACATTTACCAGATATATCACTCCAAAAACATGACATGACTAAGACATAGCCACAGTAcccttttagaaaaaaaataattggaAGACCCAATAAATTCTGATTTTGCCAGACAATCGTTGACCTAAATAATGAGTTCATGCAAAACCACAAACTACCCAAGATGAGAAAAGCAAAGAGATATAATAATGGGATTGGGATAGAGAAAGTGGGGGCGGAGAAGAGAAAGATGTAGAAGAAATAGAAACTGGAGTCCAAAGTTAAGAACAAACCAGCAATGATTGTCATGGGGTGAATCTTTGCTGCCACTAGCTTTTCTGCCTCCCTCAAAAGCTCCCCAGCCAAAACAACAACTGAAGTTGTTCCATCACCAACTTCATCATCTTGAACTTTTGAAATATCTGAAGCATGGATTAAAATTATAACTCAAGCTAAGATTTCCTTCAAATAATACATAGAAGATAGCTCCATTGATGACATCCAACAATTTCCTAGCACCAATAGCTGCACTGTATTCAATTTATCATGCACGTAGATTTTCTTAAAAGGCATAAGATCTAGCCTGTGCAGCGCAGCAACTGTAAGCaaattatcacataaagtaaaTGACTCATAGCACGAGGGGTCTTTGTCAACCAAATTCAGAATCACTTGATTACTAATTTTTTACAAGTAAagtaaattactaatttttagattagtCAAATCTTCAAAGCGGTCATTAAATGTTTTTTACAAGCCTTGATTAGTTGAGAGttagcccttgtttgggaggaggttaatgggagtaaatggaagtaatggaaggttaagtattaagttaacctttgtttgggagttatttttttagaatcaatggaggttaatggggttaaatctttacttcctctaacctccaaactctaacctcgggagtaacgtaaacttttttaaaatttcttgtctctgcagagtaaatttaaccttcCTTCCCCTCCAgatttaaactcccaaacaaagttaaacatttaacctcatttaca of the Euphorbia lathyris chromosome 7, ddEupLath1.1, whole genome shotgun sequence genome contains:
- the LOC136201462 gene encoding T-complex protein 1 subunit beta-like, with the translated sequence MDSASLLLRDISKVQDDEVGDGTTSVVVLAGELLREAEKLVAAKIHPMTIIAGFRMASECARNALLQKVMDNKENEEKFKTDLMKIAMTTLSSKILSQDKEHFGKLAVDAVLRLKGSTNLESIQIIKKPGGSLKDSFLDEGFILDKKIGVGQPKRIENANILVANTAMDTDKVKIYGARVRVDSMSKVADIEAAEKNKMREKVDKIIAHGINCFVNRQLIYNFPEELFANAGILAIEHADFDGIERLGLVTGGEIASTFDNPESVKLGHCKLIEEIMIGEDKLIHFSGVALGQACTIVLRGASLMSLMRQKDLCMMPYVCCPRQ